In Brassica napus cultivar Da-Ae chromosome A3, Da-Ae, whole genome shotgun sequence, the sequence gttagactttaagggtaaataaattattaatttataatatatatagtttataactttatattgtagttataaataaaaagaaaataaccggaaagggtgaagaagctcatgtaaaattatgtaattaaaatggtaaaatggtgagtatgatgaggtgaatctaagaaaatttgttgtacaaattatggtgctttcttcgtccactataataatttaaaataaaatatatatttacataaataagtcaatatttttttttttttggtaagatgttaagattatcattttctgaaaggttacactgttgcttttaaacaacttattacagcaaggaaacaaaaacaaccaacaacaactcaaggtaaaaaaagccttaaggaagtcttatacaagaaagataaaaagaagtagagaagaggagaaatAAGAACTTGCCGGGTAAGAGAGAGGACGGTcacgcatcatacggtcgagagaggcaaggatgactgatgaaAGTGAGGAGACAGCTGTGAACACACGAGCATTACGCTCTTTCCAAAGCAGGTGGATGGctgactgaaagtagagcttgatgactggagtagcatgcgcatctgcgttgacgcgaggttgattgatccaTACTACAacagagtgtagatcagccggaggagaaatccaaacttcagcagcaaaaggctctcatatcaagcgagagaaagagcattcaaagaagagatgatggtgaatctctatttccagattacaaaggaCGCACGTTCCTGAGACATTTAACCCCCAATgcctcaagcgatccttggttggcagtcttctccgcaaagccagccatgatataaacgcattacgtggaatatgttccttgaaccaaatagtcttgtgccaatatttgttgttgatagtgtttatattcttttctgacattagtatccatattttttagtaaactgatccaaagagattagtttgtggagctaaccaaacgaggattatagtgtttactttggaaaaagtaataggttgaatgatagatggTGTGAGTGCTTTTTCACATagaaatctgcacatatattaaaattgtaagatttgaatcatagagaaaatatagtgtatatgactgaagttgggCCATTCCGAAAtaaagatggctaaaattcttctttgtcaaaatgcatagatgtgaatcttatatgaatagagttctccaTTGATTATAGAAGTGTAATAAACTCCGTGTctaaaggagaaaaaatgttatataagtgaaaacaaaaattatgatttttttttcttgtgccaaTAGGCTCTttgcaatttgaagaagaaagaacatattatgcgaaaatctttggctcggtcaaattttatccagttgtgtataaaactgttgttatatgattcatgtaatttttcagtgttgatttaaaagcctAAAAAACCTatctatactgactttttgatattttttctgtgatttgaatttaaaaagagataaaactttcgataagttatgtaaactcagaacaagtatttagctttagaaagcatttacatgtttcaaacttataatatatacatatataatgtttaaaattatgcatataaacctgtgtaaaatgtgcctgaatatgtttttcttctttaatgtgttaatcgtactatatataacattattttaaaatttcaaaaagtttatcatatacaaaaaaccatcaataaaaaagataattctccatctacaacaagaaaaattataaattataaacatataaacttaaattaagaaaaactaacattagaaaaacaagaagttaatgtaaaagaaaaaaactgataaataatattataaataaaataaatttataagacaaaATCCGCGCGAAacgcggaaaaaatctctagtaagTGTAAAAGAAGGAGTATAGTATAATGATAGCGATTTCATGTAATTTTCCCCCCTTTTTTTCATGCGCGCAGCGAATTAAACCACAATCACATGAAGCGTCTCGATTTCCATCAAAAAGGAGTCAATTAAACGCTGATCCGAGTATTATCATTTGTTTTGGCCTAATTGTTTTCCTAATTCATACatataattattgttttatcCTCTATGACATCTACGGTTTAACAAACAACTTATACTCTTCTACCGATATCGTAAAGTTGATGGGCGGCATAACTATCATCAacatagacattaatattaatgaATGTCCATGTTACACCTCCCAAAATCCAAAGTCAACTTTGACTATATAATTCACATATCCCGACAGCCAAATACGCGTATGTATAAAGTTGCGTACGTATCGTCAATCTCCCTTCACGAATGGCTAGATGCTACGGTACATCGTAATTATGCTATCTAGTGGGTCCAATCTATGTTGAATGAATCCGTACAAGAGAAATAAAGTTGCTATTTTTCTGAGGCAATATGACAAGTAAGTAGTGGACTAGCGAACAAGTCGGTAGGTTTTAACCACGTCGAGTGAACATAAATACACAATACGCATGCGCGGATGCGCCTGCGAATGAATATAACAGGCATTGTAATTTTGTATGTGAAAAGTAATTATGCAATGTAATGGATCAATACACGATACACGTGCCCCACTCTGTTCGTATGGCTACAGTTTCTAGAATTAGTCTGAACTTAGATTAATGTATAATcgttataaacttattaaataatcaaaaaaaaacttattaaataACAACGACTCGTTCATAAAATTCCAACAGATGACAAAAAGAGGTAAAATGACACAGTAAGAGTACACAAACTCACAACCGtaacagaaaataaagaatCCAAACTCACATCTAAACTATGCCTCCTAGCCACGAGGGATCACAAAAAGATCTAGATAATGATAAACAAGTAAATGTCGAATTTATTACAACTAAACATGTTTGTAATAGTCAGTAGATTAATTAACagaaacaaataagaaaatattgtttttttggcTTGAGAACTCAAGCATTGTAAATAGTTTTCTCAGCTACCAGTGGCGGAAGTTAAGGCCGCAACTTTTTTACCAAAAATTGTTATAcaccaaaataaaaattgtttggagAAGGTTAAATAAGGCAAAAGCAAACGGTCGGTGACACACAACATGACAACACAAGTATTCGTGTCCTCTTCAGAAAACTCTATATCCCTTCGTCGGAcaatccatcttcttcttcccaactgtCTCTTTGCTTCACAGCTTTCTATACAAACCTTTGATTCttccttttttaaaatagtaataatcCATCTCTTTGTACTTCTTTTCGTCCTTTTTAATTCTGTCTGGTTTGGTCTCGTCGTCACCATAGAGAGAATTTAGTTGAATGGTCTCTGTGTCCAGTCTCTCCACCACTGCTTCTCCTTCGGGATATGTTTGTTCCCATTTCGAAGAAACTAAGTGAAGAATAACCAACCCACGTATGCAAGTTTaactcttttatttattttgaactCAGTTTCTCGAACTCTGCGATTgcttattttgtaaatttctttttttatatatatatattttactttgtaaaattgttataaataaaaagcCTTTGTAGGTTGCTTGGTTGGAAGCAAAACTGGCAGTTGTGGTCCTTGTTGAACATTCCTcttttgagaagaaaaaaaaaacttaaaagcaGCATTGTGCTCTAAGCTTGGTTCTATAGTTTGAACAACGCTCGAGAAACAATGGATCACTTGTCTCAAGAGGAAGATTTGCAGTTCTTTGATGCATCATCTCCAAGTGGTTTTGATTTTGATCCTGGAAGTGTTGTGGAGCGGCGGAAGAAGTTCTTGGAGTGGATGGGACTCGAACAAGTTCTTGTTCAACCGAAAAACTCAGATGCTGAATCTGGTCTCGATGGAGATTCTGTTGAAGCTGCCGAGCAGAGATCTGGAGGGTGCAGCTTCTCTTCTACGCAGGTATCTTCCTCTGGTTCAAGTGAGGAATTGTCTCTGAGAGTTGATAAAAATGTCGGTGGATGCGATGCAACGAGAAGGCAAAGCTCTTCAATGGCATCGTGTTCTGATCCTACATGTTGTCAAGTGATGGAAACAGAGAAGCAGAGCACCATTTTCAAGAAGGGATGGTTAAGGAGGCTACGGTCTATGGGATGTTCCACGGGTACAAAGATCCAATCCGGTGTGCTTTCAAGAGTTAAGGTCAAGCATTACAAGAAACAGACCAAGGAGCTTTCAGCTCTTTATCATAGCCAAGACATTAAAGCACACAATGGTTCCATTTCATCGATGAAATTTAGCTTCGATGGGAAGTATCTTGCCAGCTCTGGTGAAGATGGGGTTGTACGCGTGTGGGAAGTCACTGAAGATAAAAGATCTACACTACAAAGAGATTACCTTAACCCTTCGTGTGTGTACTTTGAGCTAAACGATCACTCCCAGTTGAAACCGAACAAGACCACAGAAAAGTTCAAGAAAACATCTGATTCAGTATGTGTTGTCTTCCCTCCAAAAGCTTTCCGGATAATGGAGAAACCTTTACATGAGTTCCGCGGCCACACGGGTGAAGTCTTGGACATCTCATGGTCAAAGGATAATGTAAGCTTCCAAAATCTTTACAAATATTGCTTTTAAtgcaagtaaacaaaaaaaaaaactaagggatTTTTTGTGTAATTTCTTGGTGTTAGTATCTTCTCTCTGCTTCAATGGATAAAACTGTTCGGCTATGGAAAGTCGGTAGCAATGCTTGTCTTGGAGTCTTCCCTCACAATAGTTATGGTATGTTGttacttttacaattttattacatcttattttatttttttataatacaaGGAGGTTCAGTGCCGAATACTGTAATCTCCTTACACCCGAAACCTAACCGCAACATTTAATATTAGTTTCCTTCCAGTGGTCACTCGAACCAGGGACCTCTGACACAATGGCCAGGATCCAATTCAGcacttttattaaatattagttaCTACTTTGATCTGACattatctttcttttctttgtttttgcagTAACTTGTGTTCAGTTCAACCCGGTGAATGAGGACTACTTCATGAGCGGTTCGGTTGATGGAAAAGTTAGAATCTGGAACATTTCTGGTTGCAATGTTGTTGATTGGGCTGATGTCAAAGACATTATATCTGCAGTGTGTTACCGCCCTGATGGACAGGGAGGAGTTATCGGTTCTCTAACCGGAAGTTGCAGATTCTTTAACATGTCTGGAGAGTATTTAGCGCTGGACTCTCAGATACATTTTCATAACAAAAAGATATCTCCAAATAAACGGATCACTTGTTTCCAGGTAATTATATTATCACTCTTTgtttctccttgtcttgatacTTTGTTTACTTCTCTTGCCATTGTGAGATGTTAACAAATATTCATGTTTTGTTTTCCTTCCAGTTTTTACCTCAAGACCCTAGCAAAGTCTTGGTTGTTTCCGCGGATTCCAAAGTTAGAATTCTTCAAGGCAGCGATGTTGTTAGAAGATACAAAGgtatgttgttgtttttttttgtcaactacaATAATGTCTAGTGTACATGTAAAAATACTACTCCTCTGGTCCTAGCCTCTTTTGCTAATGATGTTATGTTATGTATTTTcaactttcattttcttttgcatACCTCTATGGTTGTTTCTAAACTAgtctcatctctctcttttattttttgccTCACATTAGGGTCTCCTAAGTCTGATGGAAAGTACATTGTTTCAGCTCGTGAGGACTCCAATGTATATATATGGAGCAATGGAAAAGAGTCagattctttttcttcttattctcaAACCAAAAGGATTAGATCTTTTGAACGTTTCTCCACCAATGCATCCGTGGCAGCAACCTGGTGTGGGTTCTCAGATCACAACAGAACTATCCCGTTTTCTTCACCGCCTTGCTTATCCCTCAAGGAAAGTGGATCAGTTCCCAAGGGAAACGCGACGTGGCCAGAGGAAAATTTAACAGAaaatcctctttcttcaatgactGCATCTCAGTACAAGTTTCTCAAGTCCTCGTACCAAAGAGCAACAAGTAGCTCTCTAGCTTGGGGTATGGTCATTGTCACAGGTGGTTGGGACGGACGGATCAGAACATTTCAGAACTACGGCTTGCCTGTGACCGTAACTTGAAGGTGACATTGTTCCTTTATTGATAGGAACAAGCACATGGTTCTGGCAGGTCTTTGAAGCTATGGTGGGTCCAAAAGGAAATACCAGAACCGTTTCTGCTATTGTCCAATAGTCGAAAATAGACTCAAAATGCTATTTTACTCGTAAAAATTATCATCCTGTGGAGATGTATCAAGAAGGGTGAGTGAGAGACTTCATCGGTAGACGCAGAGGAACATATGTGTTTTTCTTGGTAGTAAGTGTCGGTTGGAGATGGTTTCAAAAGAGTACGGATTTGTCTGAAAAATCCTCGACAAGGGGATTGTGGGGTCCAAAGAGACATCAGACAAGTGATCATGGAGAAGGAGTGGTTGTGGCTGTAGGAGAAAAGtgttttataagaaaaagaaaaaagtttctAACGGTAGTGATAGGTTTTGTTGTGTCTATTCGTTCGTTGCTTGATACGGTGTCGTTTGATAAGTTATATCAgcttatttttgaatttgatttcCACTTAtgtaagatgaagaagaaacaagaattaaTTGATTGTTAGTCAGCTCTAACTCAGATAGAGGCTCCGGGGTTTCGTGTCTGTAAATTTACACAGCCAAACCTTTTTTAGAGTAATGTGATCAAATTAgtaatttcgttttttttttcctgaaccATCACTTCTAAACTAACAAGTATCGATAATCATTCTGTAAACCGTAGACAGACAACTCAAATGCAATATTGGTTTTGTAAGTGCAACCAGAACAAACTTGATTGCGGTGTAATAAATTGACCATTGCGTTATTCCAGTATAGTGGTGGACTGGTGAGGTGTATAGCTGAATCGTGGTGCAGTAAATTGACCAAGTAATATAACAATTAaagtacataaatattttttattatatattttctaaggGTGTAACTggtaaacaaatataaaatttgtgaaatttaaaataaatggaATGGTAAGAATggaatataacaaaaaaaaatagaatgaaattCATTCCATTCATTCATGATCAAATTTGTtatgaaatgattttctttgtattttctctatttatttttgGAATTGATGGAATGAGTATTTCATTTCATTCATgtcaaatggtaaaaaaaattttgaaattaatggAATAGACTATTCCATATCATTTCATTCCAAAAATCTTCCATCCAGTTGCAGCCAAAGtgtgttgttcaaaaaaaaaaattctaagtgTGCATTTATGTTTTACATTGAATAATACggttataataattttgtatagTATCAAGAGCGCATCTGGTGTAGTGGTATCATAGTACCCTCCCACGGTACTGACCAGGGTTCGATTCCCTGGATGcgcatattttgtttttataatccGTTCTCCattttagttttatgttttgtttcctGGCATTAGCAGTTTCATAAATTAGTCTGCAATTTGGCAAAAACGTCCAACTAATTGGTTAGAAATAGTCTTGTAGGATATTCGAGTGTACAGAACACTAAACCAACTtgattttaacaattataactaagtgtctgactggttcaaatgCAGCGGTTGCGgaagtttgtggatgcgggcaattgcggtttctagcggttttaagagatttgtacgactggtactgcggttaaaaattggtgcgtttgcgaaTGACTTATGattggttaactaccaaatgcggtaacagtcaaataataaattaacaatatttacattgaatataattataaaaatatcaaaaatcataaaataataaatataaaatttatatttagaaagttataattttaatttttgaaaatttattgaaattgtttttattataaaattttataatattaattaaaatataatagatatattttaatattttcataatttcaattttaaaatttttattaaatatttttacttttgtatatatattgtttttaaaaaagaaaaaaaaatttaccttcCCGCAACTGTccacaaccgcaaacgctagctagagccagcttttgaatttatgagattcagaacGGTTTGAAGCagtttagagcgatttgagtgattgttgcaaaccgccgacaaccgctaccaaccgtaaaagctgcgtttgcgggtggtagcagAAAAACCAGTCGCCCCCTAAGTGAACATTTCGTAAGGTCATCTCATAGAACTACATTGTCCGATATAATAACAGAAAAGGAACTATGTCACCATAAGAtttactatatattgtaaactagTCCTTGCTGATGTAAATAAGATTCACAATTGCTTAAGATTAAGAAGCTCAAAatagacaaagaaaaagaaaagactgaACAACCAGGAACTATGCATTACCATTCCCTTATGTTCAAATCCAAagcagaaaacaaaagaaattcaaTTCCAAAAGCATTAACAAAATAAAGCTAAGGAAACCCCTACCAAGAAAAATGTAATCCACATTCATTATTACTATATGAACGATAATAAACAAAAGACCAAAACAACCTAAGCTTTTGCTTCAGATTCAAGGCTTCCTCTCTTGTTCCTAGTGTTGGTGCTTCACCTCGTTGAGATTTTGTCCTACCGTTGCGTCAACTAGGTCATCCTCGTTTTTGCTGAGGAAGTTGTCCACCTGAGATGCAGCTTGACGTCCTTCTGAGATAGCCCAAACCACCAAAGACTGGCCTCTCCTACAATCACCAGCTGCAAAGACACCTTCCACAGTTGTGGAGAACCTGCCATACTCTGCCTTAAAGTTCGACCTGTTGTCGCATTCTAGTCCTAGCTTCTCAGCAAGTGTCTGCAGAAAACAAGCGGAAGCCATTCAGTCATCATAGCCAACAATATAAGAAAGATAATAGAGTAGAAAATGAATCACTTACAGGCTCAGGTCCAAGGAATCCCATTGCCAAGAAAACAAGGTCCGCTTCAATTATTTCCTCAGAGCCTTCAATCTCCTTGAAATTGAACCTTCCGGATTCATCCTTCTCCCAACTCACACGCACGATCTCAAGCCCTTTCACGTTTCCGTTGTCATCTCCTATGAACCTCTTGGTCAAGACCTCATAGGTTCTAGGGTCTTTTCCAAATTTGGTGGCAGCTTCTTGATGTCCGTAATCAATACGGAACACACGAGGCCACTGTATTCACACAACAATACAAGGTACTTAGTCAACAGTTATTTAATCTAAGAATGCTTAGGATAACTGAAACAAACCTGTGGCCAAGGGTTTCCAGGAGCTCTCGTTGATGGTGGCTGAGGAAGAAGCTCTAGGTTTACAATGTTGGTGCAACCATGGCGGATAGAGGTACCGATACAATCCGTGCCGGTATCACCTCCACCAATAACCACAACCTTCTTACCCTTGGCAGAAATGTAATTGCCATCTTCAAGATTGCTGTCCAACAAGCTCTTGGTGTTTGCATGAAGAAACTCCATAGCAAAGTGAACACCAGTTAAGTCACGACCAGGCACTGGAAGATCTCTGTAAAAAtaacaagttgaaatcattataAACCGTCTCAAATTCTAGTAATGAGAATTTAGTACAAACAAGTACCTTGGTTTAGTGGAGCCAACAGCAAGAACGATTGCATCATTCTCCTCCTTAAGTCCATCTAGAGAGTAAGACGGGTCTTTTCCAATGTTAGCATTGACCACAAAGTTGATACCTTCTTTGGTCATAAGATCAACCCGGCGTTGAACTATGTCGATTTTGTCGGTCTTCATGTTTGGGACTCCATACATCATAAGCCCACCAATTCTATCAGCACGCTCATAGACCGTTACCGAGTGGCCCATTTTGTTCAGCTGGTCGGCAGCAGCAAGTCCAGCCGGACCACTTCCGATAATTGCAACTTTCTTCCTGCAAACACCAGAAGCAAGACATGTTAATCAATAAAATGTAAACTCTATCCAAACATAAAAACTTCCAACaatggaaaataaaatagctTACCCTGTCCTCGTGAGAGGAGGTCTTGGTACCATCCACCCTTCCTCAAAGGCTTTATCTATAATAGAACACTCGATACTCTTGATAGAAACGGGGTTCTCGATTATACCAAGAACACATGAACCTTCACACGGTGCCGGGCATACTCTCCCAGTAAACTCAGGGAAGTTATTCGTCTCAAGTAGACGATTCAGCGCTTCTTGCCATCTGTTTTGGTAAACAAGTTCATTGAACTCAGGGATCTTGTTACCTAAGGGACACCCAGAGTTCTCCTGcaaattgaaaataaaagaaaaagttaatCATAATATTTATGAGGATAACAAACAAAGGCAATTTAACATAACATATGAGAATAAATATACCTGGTGGCAGAAAGGAGTTCCACAGTCCATGCAACGAGCAGACTGAGTCTTGAGAAGCGGTCCGGGCTTTGATTCCTCCATGACTTCGTTCCAGTCATTCATACGAACATTGGGATCTCTGTACTTAACTCCCTCACGCTCATAAGCGATGAAGCCACGATGCTTAACAGCATTATCTACCAGAGAAGGCTTCTTCGGAGCTTCAGTGGCAGCTCCGTTTCCGGACACAACCTCTTTCGAAGAGGCAGCTGCTGCCATGTTCTTCAGCTCTGCAAAGGCGTCCTTCTCCTCAAGTTCCTTCTCTTCCATCTCCTCAGCTTCTTCAGCAGCACGATCAATCGCTTGCTTGGAGACCTCCTCGTCCTTCATGGCCGCCAAAACACGCTTGTAATCTCTAGGGAAGACCTTGATAAACTTCGGAAGCAGATTCTCAAAGTCTCCGAGAACCTCTTGTGCAAGTTGGCTGTTTGTGTGTCGTTGATGCTGCTGGATCATCATCTTGAGCGTCATtttatcttcatcatcttcaactTTGTCCAGATCAACGAGTTCAAGGTTGCACCTCGTGTGAAACTCCCCATCCACGTCGAGGACATAAGCAATGCCACCGCTCATACCAGCAGCAAAGTTTCTACCAGTCTTTCCAAGCACCACAACAGTTCCACCAGTCATGTACTCACAACCGTGATCACCAACACCTTCCACAACGGCTTGAGCACCAGAGTTACGAACAGAGAATCTCTCAGCCGCCATTCCATTAAAGTAGGCTTCACCACTAGTGGCACCGTAAAGCGCCACGTTACCAATAACAATATTCTCTTTGGGATCAAAGCTGCTTCCTTTAGGAGGGTAGACAACAACTTTACCTCCGGAGAGACCTTTACCAACATAGTCGTTGCTATCACCCTCAAGCTCTAGCGTAATACCAGGACACAAGAAAGCTCCAAGACTCTGCCCAGCACTTCCTGAGAACTTGATGTGAATTGTATCCTTTGGTAGACCAGCCAAGTGGTAGCGTTTGGTAACCTCATGGCTCAGCATTGTCCCAACAGCGCGGTTAACGTTGCAGATGGGTGTTTCAATGTACACAGGAAGAGACTTCTCTAGAGCAGATTTGGACAACGCAATCAGCTCTTGATCCAAAGCCATGTCTAAGCCGTGATCTTGTTTCTGGACACAGTACTGAGCAGCACCTGGACGAATCTCAGCAGCAGGTCTGAGCAGAAGAGAGAGATCAATGTTCGCAAGCTTATCGTTGTTCTTCACAACTTCCCTGTCTAGCTCAAGCATATCTGCACGACCGATCATTTCAGTTAGAGTTCGGAAACCAAGTCCAGACATGATCTCTCTGACTTCCTCGGCAAgcatgaagaagaagttgataACATGCTCAGGCTCCCCAGCGAACTTCTCACGGAGAACTGGATCTTGAGTAGCGATTCCTACAGGGCACGTGTTCTTGTGGCACTTCCTCATCATGATACACCCGAGTGTAATAAGAGGCGCAGTACTAAATCCAAACTCTTCTGCACCGAGAAGGGCAGCAACCGCAACATCTCTGCCGGTTTTCAGCTGCCCATCTGTCTGAAGAACAGTACGGCCACGGAGGTCATTAGCAACAAGGGTTTGGTGCGTCTCGGCTAGACCAAGCTCCCACGGAAGACCAGCATTTTTAATACCAGTCCAGCGAGAGGCCCCGGTACCACCGTCATGACCTGCTATCAGAACATGGTCTGCGTGACCCTTCACCACACCACTAGCAATAACTCCAACACCAGCTTCGGATACAAGCTTAACACTGATACGGGCCCCAGGATTGGCATTCTACAcaagataaaaacaaaagaatgttaataaaaatcaaaagattACACAGATTCAATCCTTTGTAATGTTAAGTATTCAGAAAGCATAAATGGGAACCTTGAGATCGTGAATCAGCTGGGCAAGATCTTCGATAGAGTAGATGTCATGATGAGGAGGTGGACTGATAAGCCCCACACCAGCCGTGGAGTTTCTGGTGATAGCTATGTCTCCTATAACCTTGTGGCCAGGTAGCTCTCCACCTTCCCCAGGTTTGGCTCCCTGTATGACATTAAAGAACACTAGTTAGGAACTTACACCTATAACTACTTTGagcaacaaaaaaacattatatatactttGAAAAGAGattcaaaaatgtgaaaaatacCTGAGCCATCTTTATCTGCAACTCGTCAGCATTGGTAAGATAGTAGCTGGAAACACCAAATCTTCCACTAGCAATTTGTTTGATGGAACTTCTTTTAGGGTTCCTTGAACCATCTGGAAGAGGCTCCATACGGGATGGCAGTTCTCCTCCCTCACCTGTATTTGACTTTCCTCCAAGTTTGTTCATAGCCATTGCAAGGGTTTGATGTGCCTCAAGTGATATCGATCCATAACTCATAGCTCCAGTGCAGAACCGCTTAACAATCTCACTGGCAGGCTCCACTTCATCTAATGGAATCTTGACATCTGCTTCTTTGAACTTCATGAGCCCACGCAAGTTACTCTGCTTGTTCAACTCATTGATACGCTTAGAGTACTCCTTGTAGGCGGCCACACTGTTAGTCCTTGCTGCCTCTTGCAACTTAGCAATTGCGAGAGGGTCGTTAAGATGAATCTCCCCGTTCTTCCTCCAGTGATAGTTCCCAGGGTTGGAGAGTGCTGAAGCTTCCGCGCTTCCAGGTGCATAGGCACGTGCTGGAAAAGCCATCTCGTGCAAAAGAAGCGCGTCACGTGCAAGCATCTCAAACGTAGCTCCTTCAACTCTGCTTGGGGTACCGGCGAAACACTTCTCAATGACTTCAGAGGAGAGCCCAAGAGCTTCGAAGATTTGAGCACCCTTGTATGAGGCCAGGGTAGAGATTCCCATTTTGGCGAGAACCTTCATCATCCCATAGTTGCTAGCCTTGTAATACTTCTTGACAAGCTCTTCTTTGGAGTGGAACTCCCCGTTGGATTTAGGTGGTATCTTGCCATCAACTTGTAGTCTATGGACGGTCTCTACAGCCAGATATGGGCAGATGGCATCTGCTCCGAACCCGACAAGTGTACAGAAATGATGCACTTCACGGGGCTCAGCAGACTCTACTATCAAACCAACTTGGGTGCGTGCAAGGCTCTTAACCAGGTGGTGATGAACGGCGCCAACAGCCAAGAGAGAGCTCACAGCAACACGCGTTGAAGAGAAAGCTACACATTTAGACAATTAAAAAATGTAAGAACATGATAAAGAACATCTAAAGAAGGAATCTTAGAGTAAGGGTTTAAAAGGAAGACAAATGTATACCTCGATCAGACAAAACTAGTAATGTGTATCCCTCCTTGATCGCTTCATTTGCTTCAGCACAGATTCGGTCTAAGGTCATCtccaacccttttgtgccttcTTCTTTAGGATAAGTTATATCAAGAACTTTAGTCCTCCAGCCTCTGTAGTTCATCTT encodes:
- the LOC106437524 gene encoding WD repeat-containing protein 44, whose product is MDHLSQEEDLQFFDASSPSGFDFDPGSVVERRKKFLEWMGLEQVLVQPKNSDAESGLDGDSVEAAEQRSGGCSFSSTQVSSSGSSEELSLRVDKNVGGCDATRRQSSSMASCSDPTCCQVMETEKQSTIFKKGWLRRLRSMGCSTGTKIQSGVLSRVKVKHYKKQTKELSALYHSQDIKAHNGSISSMKFSFDGKYLASSGEDGVVRVWEVTEDKRSTLQRDYLNPSCVYFELNDHSQLKPNKTTEKFKKTSDSVCVVFPPKAFRIMEKPLHEFRGHTGEVLDISWSKDNYLLSASMDKTVRLWKVGSNACLGVFPHNSYVTCVQFNPVNEDYFMSGSVDGKVRIWNISGCNVVDWADVKDIISAVCYRPDGQGGVIGSLTGSCRFFNMSGEYLALDSQIHFHNKKISPNKRITCFQFLPQDPSKVLVVSADSKVRILQGSDVVRRYKGSPKSDGKYIVSAREDSNVYIWSNGKESDSFSSYSQTKRIRSFERFSTNASVAATWCGFSDHNRTIPFSSPPCLSLKESGSVPKGNATWPEENLTENPLSSMTASQYKFLKSSYQRATSSSLAWGMVIVTGGWDGRIRTFQNYGLPVTVT